From the Saccharomonospora marina XMU15 genome, the window CCAACCAGGGTGGCTACTCCCAACCGGGCCAACCCGGCCAACCTGCCGACCCGGGTCAGCAGGCACAGCAGCCTCCGTTCGGCCAGCAACCCGGCTACGGGCAGCAGGCCCAGCCCGGTTACGGGCAGCAGCCGTACGGCCAACCCGGGCAGTACGGCGCGCAGCCGCAGTACGGCCAGCAGCAGCCCTACGGCCAGCAGCCGCAGCCCGGTTACGGCCAGCAGCCCTACGGCCAACCCGGTTACGGCCAGCCGGGCCAGTTCGGGCAGTACGGGCAGCAGCCCTACGGCCAGCCCGGCTACGGAGCACCACCGCCGGGGCAGGGGCAGTCCAAGGGCAAAGGCCTGTGGATAGGCATCGCCGCGGCGGGTGTCGTGGTCGCCGCGGCTGCGGTCGTGTTGTTCCTGTGGCCCGGTGTGCTCGTCCCCAAGGTGTTCGACAACCAGCAGATGCAGCAGGACGTCCAGCAGGTGCTCACCGAAAGCTACGCCGTCGAGGGAGTGCAGAGCGTGAGCTGCCCGGCCGACCAGGAGGTCAAGGCGGGCACGGAGTTCCAGTGCCAGGTGACGGTCAACGGCCAGCAGCAGTCGGTGACCATCAAGGTCAAGAGCGACGAGGGGCACTACGAGGTCGGCCAGATCCAGCAGAAGCAGTAAATCCGGTGGCGCGGCGAGGGCGAAGGCGCACAGGATCGGCAGCATGACCGATCTTGTGACACGGACGCTGCGGCCGGAGGAACTGCGCACGGCCAACGCGCTGTTTCGGGCCGCGCTGCATGCCAAG encodes:
- a CDS encoding DUF4333 domain-containing protein, with the protein product MSTPYGGNDPQQWGQQPPSGSPPGGFPNQGGYSQPGQPGQPADPGQQAQQPPFGQQPGYGQQAQPGYGQQPYGQPGQYGAQPQYGQQQPYGQQPQPGYGQQPYGQPGYGQPGQFGQYGQQPYGQPGYGAPPPGQGQSKGKGLWIGIAAAGVVVAAAAVVLFLWPGVLVPKVFDNQQMQQDVQQVLTESYAVEGVQSVSCPADQEVKAGTEFQCQVTVNGQQQSVTIKVKSDEGHYEVGQIQQKQ